Proteins encoded within one genomic window of Candidatus Thermoplasmatota archaeon:
- a CDS encoding DUF72 domain-containing protein produces the protein MMAALIGCSGWSYDDWVGRFYPSDLAKKKGEWLSYYSRFFSTVEINSTFYRAPNEFMVKSWVERGKQKPGFEFSVKLPQIVTHESILKSDGEKAAAQASSFEDICVRPLHEAGLLGGVLIQLTPYFRFEGRESLGKLRALFDMLETDVYDYAVEFRHRSWLNERGNELSADALETLQEYGVANTIVDGPGFPVTRSLTAKHAYIRFHGRNYDIWFKDETEDDYRLNRYDYLYPHDQLESWKPRIQEIVSNSETARIYFNNHGRAKAVKNAFQVMDLLSVPHEERDIDIQDQMTLGKFGGS, from the coding sequence ATGATGGCCGCACTGATCGGCTGCTCTGGCTGGTCGTACGACGATTGGGTGGGGAGATTCTACCCGAGCGACCTTGCGAAGAAGAAGGGGGAGTGGTTGTCCTATTACTCCAGATTCTTCTCCACCGTTGAGATAAACTCCACCTTCTACAGGGCACCGAACGAGTTCATGGTCAAGTCCTGGGTCGAGCGAGGGAAGCAGAAACCAGGATTCGAGTTTTCAGTCAAGCTGCCCCAGATTGTGACCCACGAATCGATACTCAAATCGGACGGTGAGAAGGCGGCCGCGCAGGCCTCCAGCTTCGAGGACATATGTGTCAGACCACTTCACGAGGCGGGCCTTCTGGGCGGGGTATTGATTCAGCTGACGCCCTACTTCAGGTTCGAAGGGCGGGAGAGCCTGGGGAAATTGAGGGCGCTTTTCGACATGCTCGAAACGGATGTCTACGACTACGCTGTTGAATTCAGACACAGGAGCTGGCTGAATGAACGTGGCAACGAGCTGTCCGCAGATGCCCTGGAGACCCTGCAGGAGTACGGAGTGGCAAACACGATCGTCGATGGTCCTGGCTTCCCCGTCACGCGATCTTTGACGGCGAAGCACGCCTATATCAGATTCCACGGGCGGAACTACGACATCTGGTTCAAGGACGAGACCGAGGACGACTACAGGCTAAACAGATATGACTACCTCTATCCGCACGACCAGCTGGAATCGTGGAAGCCCAGAATACAGGAAATAGTCTCTAACTCCGAGACAGCTAGGATATATTTCAACAACCACGGCCGGGCCAAGGCGGTCAAGAACGCCTTTCAGGTGATGGACCTGCTCAGCGTCCCGCATGAGGAACGGGACATAGACATCCAAGACCAGATGACTCTCGGGAAATTCGGCGGGTCTTAG
- a CDS encoding SMC family ATPase — protein sequence MRISYFELKNYRRFKELKLQFPDGIVGILGLNGVGKTTVIEAIAWALFGNVDEVVRTSRESVRRSGAGKSDTCSALLEFELGGQEYRIVREMGGKSLTMRAELWSQEKRLAEGDKPVRNMVEKLIGMDHKSFFTSVFARQKELNALQNVAAGERKKVVLRMLRIDGVDSVLTEVRADRKDALSRIEGAEKTLMTEDGRERQKVLAERIPELDNIFESASKELMTAEEKERLAAAEFEAVKKRRDELKKDVDAYNSSASDLKAKQMQIGEMRKREKSISIRIAETNARLQRLPELEKEERRWKETSQKKEALDREKAKNDKARMIQQEIASDEKEEARRLEELAKTRPTVGSLQDVVSKIDEVEKAKSDCQTQAAQFSGRIGELRAMMAERREASIKDQKKLEEIRAAGKQGLCPTCERTLEDAYDLLVGKLAESSSEAQKTAAEASTSINGLEAEKRDLASKLEALGKKRLNLDQQLKKMNQLETAIQGMESELGKVRVRLAQRKKTLSELGEIKFSDEEHAKVGAEHVRLKQVHDEYLELKSLRTQTEHYARDLEDARNAINKGLGEEEQFKIIVATLEPKKNQYDSTIKELDEKTAKLSSIKDLVRKLGSSKEKAHSELERARKDIEEIARVKKAIEKDRKAAEELALLEDVVVNFKDHLIGRIAPVLSELTSKGLESMTEGKYTRVELDENYEMQIDDQGTAYPIDRFSGGESDLANLSLRLAISRIIADRTGATPINFLILDEIFGSQDPNRKRSVMIALSRLSTQFRQIFLITHIEDIKDSMNYVIRVEEQEDGTSKAELTS from the coding sequence TCGCATGGGCACTCTTCGGCAATGTGGATGAAGTCGTCAGAACCTCCAGAGAGAGCGTGCGGAGATCAGGAGCGGGCAAAAGCGACACCTGCTCAGCCTTGCTCGAGTTCGAACTCGGAGGACAGGAATACAGGATCGTCCGCGAGATGGGCGGGAAGAGCCTTACGATGCGGGCGGAACTCTGGAGCCAGGAGAAGCGACTTGCCGAGGGTGACAAACCGGTCCGGAACATGGTCGAGAAGTTGATCGGCATGGACCACAAGTCGTTCTTCACATCCGTCTTCGCCAGACAGAAGGAGCTCAACGCCCTCCAGAACGTGGCAGCTGGTGAGAGGAAGAAGGTGGTCCTTAGGATGCTGAGGATCGATGGAGTCGATTCAGTCTTAACCGAGGTCCGCGCGGACAGGAAGGACGCGCTCTCGAGAATCGAGGGCGCAGAGAAGACTCTCATGACCGAGGACGGCAGAGAACGGCAGAAGGTGTTGGCTGAGAGGATACCGGAATTGGACAACATCTTCGAGTCCGCGTCCAAGGAGCTCATGACAGCCGAAGAGAAGGAAAGGCTGGCAGCGGCCGAGTTCGAGGCCGTCAAGAAACGAAGGGACGAACTCAAGAAGGACGTGGATGCGTACAACTCATCTGCGAGCGACCTGAAGGCAAAGCAGATGCAGATAGGAGAGATGAGGAAGAGGGAGAAGAGCATCTCCATCAGGATTGCTGAAACGAACGCGAGACTCCAGAGATTGCCAGAGCTCGAGAAGGAGGAGCGGAGATGGAAGGAGACCTCTCAGAAGAAGGAGGCCCTTGACCGGGAGAAGGCCAAGAACGACAAGGCCCGGATGATACAGCAGGAGATCGCCTCCGATGAGAAGGAGGAGGCCCGCCGGCTGGAAGAGCTCGCCAAGACAAGGCCAACGGTCGGCAGCCTCCAAGATGTCGTGTCCAAGATAGACGAAGTGGAGAAGGCCAAGTCCGACTGCCAGACCCAGGCCGCTCAGTTCTCGGGACGTATCGGCGAGCTGAGAGCGATGATGGCTGAGAGGCGAGAGGCGTCAATCAAAGACCAGAAGAAGCTTGAGGAGATTAGGGCGGCCGGCAAGCAAGGCTTATGTCCGACCTGTGAGCGCACGCTCGAGGACGCCTACGACCTCCTCGTAGGGAAGCTAGCGGAGAGCTCCTCAGAGGCTCAGAAAACCGCCGCGGAAGCCTCGACATCAATCAATGGACTAGAAGCTGAGAAGAGAGACTTGGCGAGCAAGCTAGAGGCTCTTGGGAAGAAGCGGCTAAACCTAGACCAGCAGCTCAAGAAGATGAATCAGTTGGAGACCGCGATTCAAGGAATGGAGTCGGAGCTTGGAAAGGTCAGGGTCAGGCTGGCGCAGAGGAAGAAGACTCTTTCCGAGCTCGGCGAAATCAAGTTCTCGGACGAGGAGCACGCAAAGGTCGGAGCGGAGCATGTCAGGCTCAAGCAGGTTCACGATGAATACCTAGAGCTCAAGAGCCTCAGGACTCAGACTGAACACTACGCGCGCGACCTTGAGGATGCCCGCAACGCAATCAACAAGGGGCTCGGTGAGGAGGAGCAGTTCAAGATCATCGTCGCAACACTTGAACCGAAGAAGAACCAGTACGATTCAACAATAAAGGAACTTGATGAAAAAACGGCAAAGCTAAGTTCGATCAAGGATTTGGTCCGGAAGCTTGGTAGCTCCAAGGAGAAAGCGCATTCCGAACTTGAGCGCGCGCGCAAAGATATCGAGGAGATCGCTCGGGTCAAGAAGGCCATCGAGAAGGACAGAAAGGCGGCGGAGGAGCTTGCGCTGCTCGAGGATGTCGTGGTCAACTTCAAGGATCACCTGATCGGGAGAATCGCCCCCGTGCTCTCGGAGCTGACCTCCAAGGGTCTTGAATCGATGACTGAGGGGAAGTACACGAGAGTCGAACTGGACGAGAACTACGAGATGCAGATCGACGACCAAGGAACCGCGTATCCGATAGACAGGTTCTCAGGTGGAGAATCGGACCTGGCCAACCTGAGCCTCAGACTGGCCATCTCGAGGATAATCGCAGACAGAACCGGAGCCACCCCGATCAACTTCCTCATACTCGACGAGATATTCGGTTCCCAGGACCCGAACAGGAAGAGGAGCGTCATGATCGCCCTGTCCCGGCTCTCCACCCAGTTCAGGCAGATATTCCTCATAACGCACATCGAGGACATCAAGGACTCGATGAACTATGTTATCAGGGTCGAGGAACAGGAAGACGGCACCAGCAAGGCCGAACTGACCAGCTAA